The following are encoded in a window of Xyrauchen texanus isolate HMW12.3.18 chromosome 42, RBS_HiC_50CHRs, whole genome shotgun sequence genomic DNA:
- the LOC127635213 gene encoding cytochrome c oxidase subunit 6B1-like, with product MAEDIQQKLEKYRTAPFDARFPNQNQTRNCWQNYLDYHRCYKALDAKGVDTAPCDWYKRVYKSLCPLSWIEKWDSQRDDGTFPGKI from the exons ATGGCAGAGGATATTCAGCAGAAGCTGGAGAAGTATCGCACGGCACCATTCGATGCCCGCTTTCCGAACCAAAACCAGACGAGAAACTGTTGGCAGAATTACCTGG ATTATCATCGATGCTATAAAGCTCTGGATGCCAAAGGCGTTGACACAGCTCCATGTGACTGGTACAAGAGAGTCTACAAGTCACTGTGCCCTCTTTCCTGG ATCGAGAAATGGGACTCTCAGAGAGATGACGGGACATTCCCAGGGAAGATCTGA